The Paenibacillus macerans genome includes a window with the following:
- a CDS encoding glycosyltransferase family 2 protein → MSGGILRILIGSPIRQQPEILQRFLASLANLERTSYEAVFFFIDDNDDPASAELLQKFSSHHAGTIIKRMTSSSDYIRNDTTHYWNEHLVWKVAGYKNIFIQHAREQQFDGLFLVDSDILLHPHTIEQLLEAKVDIVSEVFWTRWQPEAEPQPQVWLQDEYTQWVQKRGEQLNDEQIAERYKSFIDMLRTPGFYEVGGLGACTLIGRRALDAGVNFRPIPNLSFWGEDRHFCIRAAALGLSLYADTHFPAYHIYRNSDLPGADDFLAHYEKPTPIPVRSEKNTKAAIPSASQPDGSGCADFLRRHLPLTLSMIVRNEAGRYLKQALQEHSAYIGQAVVIDDGSTDESVDVVMDTLQGLPVKLVRNSRSKFDNEVELRRQQWQETIRTDPTWILNLDADEWFERRFAEEIEGMLQQNETDVFCFRLYDFWNATHYREDAYWRSHLTYRPFLVRYRPSFTYRWKETPQHCGRFPANIFELPHRLSPLRVKHFGWAKEEDRHEKLHRYRELDPGGAYGWREQYDSILDPVPNLVEWTE, encoded by the coding sequence ACGAACTTCCTATGAGGCTGTCTTCTTTTTTATCGACGATAACGACGATCCGGCATCTGCCGAACTGCTTCAAAAATTTTCTTCTCATCACGCCGGAACGATCATCAAGCGGATGACCTCGTCCTCCGATTACATCCGCAACGACACAACTCATTATTGGAACGAGCATTTAGTCTGGAAAGTGGCGGGTTATAAAAATATATTTATTCAGCATGCCCGAGAGCAGCAATTCGACGGCCTTTTTCTCGTCGATTCGGATATTCTGCTTCACCCGCATACGATAGAACAGCTTCTGGAGGCCAAGGTGGACATCGTTTCGGAAGTGTTCTGGACCCGGTGGCAGCCCGAGGCCGAACCCCAGCCCCAGGTTTGGTTGCAAGATGAGTACACCCAGTGGGTGCAAAAACGGGGCGAGCAGCTTAACGATGAACAAATTGCAGAGCGATATAAATCGTTCATAGACATGCTGCGTACTCCGGGGTTTTATGAAGTAGGAGGACTGGGCGCTTGCACCTTGATCGGCAGACGGGCACTGGATGCCGGCGTGAACTTTCGGCCGATTCCGAATTTGTCGTTCTGGGGTGAAGACCGTCATTTTTGCATCCGTGCCGCCGCTCTTGGCTTGTCTTTATATGCGGATACTCATTTTCCCGCGTACCACATTTATCGGAATAGCGATTTGCCTGGGGCCGACGACTTTCTTGCTCATTATGAGAAGCCAACCCCCATTCCTGTCCGATCCGAAAAAAACACTAAGGCAGCAATTCCTTCCGCGAGCCAACCGGATGGGTCCGGATGCGCGGATTTCCTTCGCCGTCACCTCCCCCTCACCTTGTCAATGATCGTGAGAAACGAGGCCGGACGGTATCTGAAGCAAGCCTTGCAAGAACATAGCGCCTATATCGGTCAAGCGGTCGTCATTGACGACGGAAGCACCGATGAGTCGGTTGATGTGGTTATGGATACGCTGCAGGGACTTCCCGTCAAACTCGTCCGCAACTCAAGGTCCAAATTCGACAATGAAGTCGAGCTGCGCCGGCAGCAATGGCAGGAGACGATTCGTACCGATCCAACATGGATTCTTAATCTGGATGCCGATGAATGGTTTGAACGGCGCTTCGCCGAAGAAATCGAAGGAATGCTTCAGCAAAACGAGACGGATGTGTTCTGTTTCCGTTTATACGATTTTTGGAACGCAACGCATTACCGGGAAGACGCCTACTGGCGTTCGCATTTGACCTACCGTCCGTTTCTGGTTCGTTACCGCCCATCCTTCACCTACCGTTGGAAAGAAACGCCTCAGCACTGCGGCCGATTTCCCGCAAATATATTTGAATTGCCGCATCGGCTTTCTCCCCTTCGAGTGAAGCACTTCGGCTGGGCCAAGGAAGAGGATCGGCACGAAAAGCTGCACCGCTACCGGGAGCTGGATCCCGGCGGCGCTTACGGCTGGCGGGAACAATACGACTCGATTTTAGATCCCGTGCCGAATTTGGTGGAATGGAC